The Hymenobacter sp. DG01 sequence CACTAGCCAGCACATCGGCCACGTGCAGGGTTTTGATGGGTTTCTTCTCGCGGCGGATGTAGGCGTCGAGGTGCATGAGGCAGCTCGTGTCGGTGCTGATCAGGTAGTCGGCGCCGGTAGCCAGGGCGTGTTCCACTTTCTGCTCGGCCATGGCCACGGATATAGCTTCGAACTTCACGGCGAAGGTGCCGCCGAAGCCGCAGCAGGTTTCGGTTTCGGCCATTTCCAGCCGCTCCAGGCCCGGAATAGCATCGAGCAGCTGGCGCGGAGCCTCTCGAATACCACACTCCCGCAGGGCCGAGCAGGAATCGTGGTAGGTGTATTTGCCGGCCAGCTGAGCCTTCGGGATGGACGTAACGCCCAGCACTTCTACCAGAAACTCCGTCAGCTCGAAGGCCCGGCGCTGCACCCCATGGTAGCGACCCGAGTCGGGGGTGCCCTCAAACAAATCGGCGTAGGTGTTGCGCACCATGCCAATGCAGGAAGCTGAGGGGCTTACAATGTAGCGCTCCTCCTGGGTCGGGAAGTCATCGAGAAACTTGCGAGCCACCTCGCAGCTCTGCTCCTTGTAGCCTGCGTTGTAGGCCGGCTGCCCGCAGCAGGTTTGGTTGGCGTTG is a genomic window containing:
- a CDS encoding (Fe-S)-binding protein; the encoded protein is MPAPQVDLFIPCFVDQLFPHTALNMVKVLEAVGCRVHYNANQTCCGQPAYNAGYKEQSCEVARKFLDDFPTQEERYIVSPSASCIGMVRNTYADLFEGTPDSGRYHGVQRRAFELTEFLVEVLGVTSIPKAQLAGKYTYHDSCSALRECGIREAPRQLLDAIPGLERLEMAETETCCGFGGTFAVKFEAISVAMAEQKVEHALATGADYLISTDTSCLMHLDAYIRREKKPIKTLHVADVLASGW